In Ailuropoda melanoleuca isolate Jingjing chromosome 4, ASM200744v2, whole genome shotgun sequence, the following proteins share a genomic window:
- the CNN2 gene encoding calponin-2: MSSTQFNKGPSYGLSAEVKNRLQSKYDPQKEAELRSWIEGLTGLSIGPDFQKGLKDGIILCTLMNKLQPGSVPKINRSMQNWHQLENLSTFIKAMVSYGMNPVDLFEANDLFESGNMTQVQVSLLALAGKAKTKGLQSGVDIGVKYSEKQERNFDDATMKAGQCVIGLQMGTNKCASQSGMTAYGTRRHLYDPKNHILPPMDHSTISLQMGTNKCASQVGMTAPGTRRHIYDTKLGTDKCDNSSMSLQMGYSQGANQSGQVFGLGRQIYDPKYCPQGPVADGASAAAGDCPGPGEAPEYPPYHHQEEADY, encoded by the exons ctccagTCCAAGTACGACCCCCAGAAGGAGGCGGAGCTCCGCAGCTGGATCGAGGGACTCACGGGGCTTTCTATCGGGCCCGACTTCCAGAAGGGTCTGAAAGATGGAATTATCCTGTGCAC ACTCATGAATAAGCTACAGCCCGGCTCCGTCCCCAAGATCAACCGCTCCATGCAGAACTGGCACCAG CTGGAAAACCTGTCCACCTTCATCAAGGCCATGGTCAGCTACGGCATGAACCCTGTGGACCTGTTCGAGGCCAACGACCTGTTTGAGAGCGGGAACATGACACAGGTGCAAGTGTCCCTTCTTGCCCTGGCCGGGaag gccaAAACAAAGGGGCTGCAGAGTGGCGTGGACATCGGGGTCAAATACTCAGAAAAGCAGGAGCGCAACTTTGATGATGCCACCATGAAGGCGGGCCAGTGCGTCATTGGGCTCCAG ATGGGCACAAACAAGTGCGCCAGCCAGTCGGGCATGACAGCTTACGGCACCAGAAGGCATCTGTACGACCCCAAGAACCATATCCTGCCCCCCATGGACCACTCAACCATCAGCCTCCAGATGGGCACAAACAAGTGTGCCAGCCAG GTGGGCATGACGGCTCCTGGGACGCGGCGGCACATCTACGATACCAAGCTGGGGACGGACAAGTGCGACAACTCCTCCATGTCCCTGCAGATGGGCTACTCGCAGGGCGCCAACCAGAGTGGCCAGGTCTTTGGCTTGGGCCGGCAGATCTACGACCCCAAGTACTGCCCGCAAGGCCCTGTGGCCGATGGGGCTTCGGCGGCTGCAGGCGACTGCCCAGGCCCCGGGGAGGCCCCAGAGTACCCCCCCTACCACCACCAGGAGGAGGCCGACTACTGA